A region of the Perognathus longimembris pacificus isolate PPM17 chromosome 7, ASM2315922v1, whole genome shotgun sequence genome:
gtatatatgtgtacatacataagtggtgtgtgtgcatacacacatctctatatacatataccaCCTTACTCCTCCTGTATGTGGTAGATTCCTTAAACAATCCGTGTCTAATTTTGATGAGGAATCACACACTGTTTGGGTCATATGTGGGTCTTTCTGTCCTTTCGTTCTTACTCCTACCTCAGAGAAAACGCACGAGAACCTTGAGCTCCGACACCGTGGGTGGCGAAGGCCGATGATGGGAACTGAGGCCCCCGGCCCCGGATGAGGGCGTGGAGTGGGCCCTGTGTGGCCAGCCCGCTCACCCGACTCCCTCCTGTGTAGCGTGGGGGTGAGCGGCACCTGCCGCGCAAGGCCCGCGTGTCAAGGGTGGCTTGTGGCGGCTGCTCGGTGGCATGTGTTTCTTGTGCTAGCCTCGGTGCCTGGTACTTTGGCATTTCTTGTGACCTTCGTGAGAGCCCATGTTTGCCGGCCGACTCTGCCGGATGCTGTAAGCATGTCTAGTTGGCCTGCGtgctccccccccatcccccatggTTTGCTTCTTACACCGACAGCAGTCAAATGCAGCACCCCAGCGTGCCATTGTAGTGAATGAGGGAACTCGTCCTGCTGCAGCCtggtgcccgggggggggggggggagatgggggggatgagatctggccttttctggggcCAGAAGTTTGCCCCCCACACACATTCCTGGGCAGGGTCAGAGACTTGTCCTCTTCTCTTAGGGGAGTTCTCAGTGAAGGGAGGGGCCCcgcgatgccccccccccccgtgcccttgGCACGTCGAGGTCCGCGTGGGGCCGCTCCTGACCGCCCCCTTCCCGCAGGCCGCACCAGCTTCTACGAGGAGTACGGCGTCATCCGGGACACCCTGCAGAACCACCTGACGGAGATGCTCACGCTCGTGGCCATGGAGCTGCCCGGCAACATCAGCAGCTCGGCCGCCGTGCTGGAGCACAAGCTGCAGGCCTTCCGCGCCCTGCGGGGCCTGCAGCGGGGCAGCGCCGTGCTGGGCCAGTACCAGGCCTACCGCGGGCAGGTGCGCCGCGAGCTGCAGAAGCCGGGCGGCTTCCACAGCCTGACGCCGACCTTCGCAGGTGGGCAGCGGGGCCGGAGGGCGCTCGGGGCGCGGCGGCCTTCCTCTCCACCCCTGGCGTCCCGCCAGCCTCGAGCGGAGGGCCATCTGCCGGGCTCTCTGGGCTAAGGGTGTCCTGGCCGCAGTCTGTTCACATCCGCCTCTGTTGGGGCCGGGCTCCGAAGGTCCCCGAGGGCTGACAGGTGCTGCCCTCCCTCGTCCGGCTCCCTGATGCGAACCTCTGCCGGAGCCCAGCCGGAGGCACCTCCTGCAGCCCCACGCGGGCAGCCAGGCCCCCCAGAACCCAGCCGGAGGCACCTCCTGCAGCCCCACACGGGGCAGCCAGGCCCCCCAGAACCCAGCCGGAGGCACCTCCTGCAGCCCCACACGGGGCAGCCAGGCCCCCCAGAACCCAGCCGGAGGCACCTCCTGCAGCCCCACACGGGGCAGCCAGGCCCCCCAGAACCACGGCTCCGGCACTCAGTGCTTGGGGGAGGGCCCTGCTCCCACAGGCAGTGAGGAGTATCGATAGAGCAGCTGGCGTCACAGAGCTGGTACAAGATGCTGGGCACCCTGCCTCCatctccatcacacacacacacacacacacacacacacacagccgccAATGACGCTTCCCTGCGCTGTGGGACGTGGTGGCCTGGAGTTGGGGCGTGGAGTGTGTCAGGGCTCTTCTTGTCAGGACACACCGACCACAGGCACACGCACCCCTTCCTGGACACGTGTACATGTATCCCTGCCcagacacgtgcacacacgtCCCTGCCcagacacatgtgcacacacgtccctgcccacacacgtgcacacacgtccctgcccacacacacgtgcacacgtccCTGCCTGTGCACACATGCCTGCCcagacacaagcacacacacccctgccgtgacacatgcacacacgcccCTGTCtggacacgcgtgcacacacgcccCTGTCTGGACACGCGTGCACACGTGTCCTTGCGCATCCTGGCTCTGCATGCGCCGTGCTGCAGGGGCGCCCCGAGTGCCCTGCAGACACGGGCAGGAAGTGCTTTCCCGGAGGCCCCTGGCCCCAGGTGTCAGGTTCCCCACTCCGGTTcccaggagagggctggggggctgcgaggcggggtggggggctggggggccgcCCTCACCCTCCGCTCTCGCCCTCAGGGGTCCTGGTCCACGTGGACAATCTGCGCTGGGAGGGCGTGCCTTTCATCCTGACGTCGGGCAAGGCCCTGGACGAGCGCGTGGGCTACGTGCGCGTCGTGTTCAAGAACCGGGCCTACTGCGCCCAGAGCGAGGGCCGCTGGGCCCCCGCGCAGAGCCGCTGCCTGCCCCGCCAGGTCGTCTTCTACATCGGACACGGCGAGCTGGGCCACCCCGCCATCCTGGTCAGCCGGAACCTGTTCAGGCCCGCCCTGCCCCCGCAGAgctgggaggaggtggaggcccGGCCCGGGCTCCGCCTGTTCGGCCGCCCCCTGTCCGACTACCACGCCTTCCGCCCCGTGCGTGAGCGGGACGCCTACTCCATCCTGCTGTCCCACATCTTCCACTGCCGGAAGGAGTCCTTCGTCACCACCGAGAACCTGCTGGCCTCCTGGGTCTTCTGGACCCCCCTGCTGGACGGCGTGGCCCGCGACGTCCCGCGCGTCTACCCCGGGGGCTCCGAGAACGGCCACCTGCTGGACTTCGAGTTCAGTGGCGGCCAGCTGGCCTTCACCCAGCCGCCGCCCGAGCAGCTGGTGCCCGGGCCGGGCCCCCCCCCGAGGCCCAGCGACTTCCAGGCCCTCGGGGCCCAGTACCGAGAAAGCCCGCTCGTCTCCGCCTGGCCCGAGGAGCTCATCGCCAGGCTGGCGGGCGACATCGAGGCGGCCGCCCTGCAGGCCGTGCGGCGCGCCGGCCAGTTCCACCTGGCGCTGTCGGGCGGCTCCAGCCCCGTCGCCCTGTTCCGGCACCTGGCCACCGGGCACTTCGGCTTCCCCTGGGCCCACACGCACCTGTGGCTGGTGGACGAGCGCTGCGTGCCCCTCTCGGACCCCGACTCCAACTTCCAGGGCCTGCAGGCGCACCTGCTGCGGCACATCCGGGTCCCGTACTACAACATCCACCCCATGCCCGTGCACCTGCACCAGCGGCTGTGCGCCGAGGAGGACCAGGGCGCCCAGGCCTACGCCCGCGACATCGCCGCCCTGGTGGCCAACAGCAGCTTCGACCTGGTGCTGCTGGGCATGGGCGTCGACGGGCACACGGCCTCGCTCTTCCCGCAGTCGCCCGCGGGCCTGGACGGCGAGCAGCTGGTGGTGCTGACCCGGAGCCCCTCCCGGCCGCACCGGCGCATGAGCCTCAGCCTGCCCCTCATCAACCGCGCCAAGAGGGTGGCCGTCCTGGTCATGGGCAGGACGAAGCGGGAGATCGCCACGCTGGTGAGCCGCGTGGGCCACCAGCCCAAGAAGTGGCCCATCTCGGGCGTGCTGCCCCGCGCCGGCCAGCTGGTTTGGTACATGGACTACGAGGCCCTTCTGGgatgaggggggcggggggcaccgcTGCCCTTGGCTCCACCTAGACTTGCCTTCATCTGCCACCTTCCTCTGCGTTCTGCCTCTCCTCGCCCGACGTGTCCCGGAGAGGGGGCGACGGGGCTCCGTCCCAGCCCCTTAGGGAGCCGTCCTGTGGGGTGACGGGGCCAGGTCAGAAGAGGAGCCTCCGCCACAAAACCTGCAGCAGCTCCATGTTGGCACCAAGCAGCGCGGGAGAAGCTAGTCCCCGAGAGGGGATGAGGCCCGGTGTCAGGTGCCGCCTGCCGCCTCTGTGGCCTCCTGTGTGGCCCGGTGTCAGGTGACTCTGCCCCCTCTGTGTCCTCCTGTGTGGCCTGGTGTCAGGTGACTCTGCCCCCTCTGTGTCCTCCTGTGTGGCCTGGTGTCAGGTGACTCTGCCCCCTCTGTGTCCTCCTGTGTGGCCTGGTGTCAGGTGACTCTGCCCCCTCTGTGTCCTCCTGTGTGGCCTGGTGTCAGGTGACTCTGCCTCCTCTGTGTTCTCTTGTGTGGCCTGGTATCAGGTGACTCTGCCCCCTCTGTGTCCTCCTGTGTGGCCTGGTGTCAGGTGACTCTGCCCCCTCTGTGTCCTCCTGTGTGGCCTGGTGTCAGGTGACTCTGCCCCCTCTGTGTCCTCCTGTGTGGCCTGGTGTCAGGTGACTCTGCCCCCTCTGTGTCCTCCTGTGTGGCCTGGTGTCAGGTGACTCTGCCCCCTCTGTGTCCTCCTGTGTGGCCTGGTGTCAGGTGACTCTGCCTCCTGTGTGTCCTCCTGTGTGGCCTGGTGTCAGGTGACTCTGCCCCCTCTGTGTCCTCCTGTGTGGCCTGGTGTCAGGTGACTCTGCCCCCCTCTGTGGCCTCACTGTGCAGCTCCTCAAGTTAGCTGGCCGCCTGTTCCTTGCACACGGCTTCCCCCTGCCACATTCAGGTCCTGCGCTCTGGCCCCCAGGGCCTCCCTTTCTTTCCGGTCACTCAGCCTCTCCCTTCCTAGAGTGCGGAGGGAGAGTGAACATTGCTTAGCAACCACAGCTGGGATGGCACAAGGATCCCAGAGATCAAGAGgcgagggctgggggtatggcctagtggtaagagcgcttgtctcgtatacatgaagccctgggttcgattccccagcaccacatatatagaaacggccagaagtggcgctgtggctcaagtggcatagtgctagccttgagcaaagagaagccagggacagtgctcaggccctgagttcaagaccaggactggcaaacaacaacaaagaggtgGGGGCCCCCTTCCTCCACTGAGAACTTCTCTCCCTGGggaggtaagggggagggggctagCTCCCCACCTTCCTCAGGGGAACCCCGTTCCTCTCTCCCACAGGCCTCCCTTAATGGAGACCCAGGGCCGTTGCAGGGGTCTCTGATTTCAGAGGCCATTAACATTCTGGGCcttgtggtggggggaggtgtgaAGGTAACGGGGTGTGCCTGTAGCCGGACCTCACTACCTCTCAGCCCGGTGACCTCTGACCCTGCGGAGACCCTGGAGAAGTGAAGAAacggccccacccccgcccaagcTGCACAGCCCGGGCCCTGTGTTCTGGAGCAGCTGTAAGACAACATCTGTTCTTCAGACACTTTCCTCAGAAAGCCAACAACCAAAAAGCAAACCTCCCGCACGCGTTTCGTTTTCATGTCAGCTTCCTGCTTCGAAGGACTCGGGAAAGTTGGGGTGGGCTGCGGTCTCCCCTCTTTAGTCCGGGCTGTGTCAGGCAGCAGTCCGCATTGTCGTCCACACTACGGATTGGGAAGAATTCTTTCCTCAGGTGTAAGGCGCTCTTGCTAAAGTTCCGCTCGTTCCACTTCCAAACGCCCGGCTCGGCAGAGCGTTCCTGTACCAAGAGTGCCCTTTCCTGGCCCCACACGGTGGCTGCAGTGGAAGTTCCGCGTCTGGCCACACGGGggcaccccccccaccaccgAGGTCCCATCCTGGCAGGACCCCCCTTTCCTGGAGTTTCTTATCTGTTCCCCCAGTCGTTGGCCCCAGGCCTCCCCCTCCTGTTCTCTGGGGACTCACCCCTGCAGCTGTGACACCGAGCGGGCCCTCCACGCAGCCCAGGATCACCAGGAGAGAGGGCGAGCCTCGTCACCGCTCTGAATCACAGTGAATCACCGCCCAGCCTGTGCCTAGAATGTTCTGTTCTTGCCCGGAGGAGTGACTCACTCCAGAATGTGCCCTTGGACCGCGGGGCGAGTGcacccgaggggggggggggggcgccaggcTACCAAAGGGTTTCCTTTCTAGAAAACCACCTCGGAAAAGGCCGGTAGGAGGCCTGGCCAGcgtttccctctctccctgcagCTGGGAAGGACAGGAGGGCCGGGTGAAACCACGTGGGGTGCGGGGGGTGCTCTTCAGAGCAAAAAGCCACAGCTGGGTGTCGAACCGGTGCTCCCAAGGAATAGGTACTCTTAGGGCGTAAGAgtaaattctgtatttttttctctaaaaatgcTACTTCCAATCCTCTAAATTGCGTAGCTAGGGAGTTTGCAAAGTTCCGCCCTCCTGTAACTTTCTCATCGGTTGGGGCTCGAGGACAGAGGCCGGGGAGTGGGGGTGGCTGGAAGGCCAGCCCCTGCAGGGAGGTGTGGAGCGGCGTAGCCTTCTCTTCTAGAAGCTTCCACCCTGGACCCTTCCGGGGGGGAGCAAGGGCTGGgcggctgtggcttaagtgaggcTCAGGTGCGGGTACTGTCACCAGCCctgtgcggggtgcggggtgggagccccggcccccgcggATCTGGGCACAGGCTCAGGTTAAGGAGCTGCTGCCCGGTCCGGCCCGCCTGAGCAGTGAGCACAGCCCAGAGGGGTCACATTCGGAGCTGGGTTCCCAGGAGCCCCCAGGCTGCTTGAGGGCTTCATCCCCAGCACCCCGGAAGGCCCCTCCTTGGGGTCCCCCGCCAGCCAGCACCCCCAGACAGAACATTGCTATTTGTGGtgtggaaagaaagaatggagggaCTTTCTGGGTTCTTGCAATCTAACTCTGTTTCCAATCTGGTGGCGAATGTTTCTAACGGCGGCGGAAGTCCTGCCAGCGCCCCGGTTTTCCCCGGATGCTGATGTGCACAAAGGGCCTtgccgggccccctcccccccgctcctGGGGCATCAGCGGAGCAATCAAGGCGACCTAGTTTGGGATTTGTGTTTCAGAGTGGCCCCTCGGGGGTGTGGCCCTGCGCCCTCCGCttgtccccttccctcctttccttgatttctgttttgaagtgtgtgtgtgcgcgtgcgcgtgtgcgtgtgtacatCCGAGTCCTGGCgctctcccttagctctttcatcattgagccacagctccacttccagctttcgggtggttcattggtgagaagagtctcaaggactttcctgcctgggctggcttcgaactgccatcctcagatgccagcctcccGCGTAGTGAGGATTACAGTACTGAGCCCCTGGTGCTGAGCTCCTAAAGAGCAGCAACACAAACACCAGTCATGCCTTCCTGTTAGGAATTCACCAGTGGATTCGTCTGTCCGTGGATTAGGTCCGAGCCCTCAGGATCCAGGCACTTCCCCGCCTGGACGGGACTGTAGGGGCTAAAAAATGTACCCGGCTTTCAGGGAGAAACTCCCGTTTCTTTATGGAAACTTAGAGCCAGGGTGATGAGACACATGAAGAACGAATGCCTTTTTAAACCTTTCCAACGTTTTTTAAAACGCTCTCTCTTTGTATGTCAAATGTCACATCTATTTTGTAAACAATAAAGTGGCTTTGCGGAAGCGCGTGCCCAGGTCTGTGTTGGGGGGTGTGTGGCGGGCGGTGGCCTTGGAGGGGCGGGGGACAGGGTCGCGGCACGCTGGACAGTGCGGGTGTATCCGGGAGGCAGCTGTGGTCCGGCCCGCGCCTAGATCCCAAGCCACCTGAGAGGATCCCCGATGgctcctcagccccctgagtaggggAAGAGCTCGCCCCAAAAGGAACATGTAGGGGTACAGCTCCAGACAGAGACCACAGAGCGGTGGGGCTGGGTGCCTACTCCCCGAGCCCTCGGGGGCGGCGGGGAAGAGGCACGCGGTGATCGTGGGGAGAGCTGGGGCCGCGGTGCATCCTGGGTCATCCCCCCTGGCTGGGCGGCCCCAGGAAGGGAGCCGCTCCTTCAAGCTGGGTGGCGGCAGCATCGGCATCGGTGACTTGCTGGGGTTCCGCCGTCCTCAGAGACGTGACAAGGTGGGCTCGGAGCCTCCCCCCACGGCTGGGGTCCCCTCTGCCTTGGGGGAGCCTGAATGTGCATTCTGGAAGGTTCTGACGGAAGGCTTCGTGTCCGGCTCGGGCTGGGCCGTCAGGGTGGCCGGTCCCAGGGGCTCCAGGGACTCAGACCTGAGGGGGAGGCAGCCTGGAGCTGTGAGCAGCTTCTTGATCCCTGACCTTCCTcgtggaggagggcagggcccccaggATCTCCAAGAGCCCCAGGATACAGGGGCCAGGGGGCCCCAGAGCCCCTTCCAACGTGGCTGCAGGCCTCTCACTGTCACAGGTGCTTAAGCGAGTTAACACCTCTGTGCCTCATCGTGGAGACCGCTAGCAGCTTTGTCAGTCTCTGGGAAAGGCCCCAAgagaagggggcctgaggaggccACTCACCAGTGCCTTCTCTTGTCCCAGGTCAGGAGTCTATTGGGCCAGAGGGTAACAAACTCCTCTACAGCTTGCTTTtcttatggctcaaatggaaccATCTCCTTCAGGAACTGCAGATCTTGACAAACATGGCCtgatgaaaggagaggagaagaagagctgtggaaaCAACACTGGAGACGCTGGTAGAAATAGCTGACCTGGAAGGCTGTCTCCAGCCCGGGGGTCAGCAGGCCTGGCCGGCTGACCCAATCAGAGAGCGAGGCTgggctctcccttcccttctcggCTTTCACTCACCTGCCTGAGACAAGGCCGCAGACAGCCTGAGGCTtactgggtgctgtgcctgagtgTTCACCACCATTTGTTGAATTATCCAGGATTCCTTTGGTTGCAAGAGACAGATAAAGTAGGtttccacccccccatccccccacccccggtcctgggccttggactcagggcctgggcactgtccccgagcttttttgctcaaggctaacactctgccacttgagccacagcgccacttccggctttttctgtttatgtggtgccaaggaatcgaacccagggcttcgtgcatgctggaagcactctaccactaagccacattcccagccccgaggttGTTTTTTTGGGGTATTTCCCTGGCTCCTCTGTGTGGAGAGGCCAGGGCTGGAGCCAAGATGGCCCTGGCAAGGCTGGGTTGAGGAAATGAGGCCACAACTTTGAGTTCAGGTCTTTACACCAGAGTCGCCAGATTTTGCCAATGCATCTTGAGGGTGCCCAGTTAAAATATACATTGCAGATAAAGAAGAACTCAAATGTGACTGTGAGTCCCAGGCAAGCTTTGGAACTCGCTTACACTAGGACATCTTTGTGGGCTCCTTGCTGAGAGCTGGTTGCTGTTTATTGGAAGTCAGATGTCCCCCGGGCCCTGTATCTCCTTTGGCAATCCTCCTGCTGTCCGTGGACTGTCTTCTCCCGGAAGGAAAGATGGTCGGGAACGGCTTCCAACATCTCCATGGCCCAAGACGCCAGAGGAAGAGGGGGCGGCGGCGCCACGGCTCTGCCCGCGTGGGGTGTCCTGGAGGACGCCGCGGGCCCAGCGGGTCACCACGCTGACAGCAGCCTTGTCGCTTCCTCCAGCGAGGCCAGATTCAGAAGCCATCGCTGGAAGGGGCTGGGGTCGGAGTGGGGCTCGTGCTGGGCCTGGACCGACTGTATCCGCCGCATGGGCTGACGGGAAAGCACCTGAGGGCCATGCCTTTGCTAAATGTCTCCCAGTCCGCACGAGTGAGAGCAGGCTGGTTGATAAAATACAGAAAGGCGGTTGCTATTCTGTGTTCcaagaaaagaaa
Encoded here:
- the H6pd gene encoding GDH/6PGL endoplasmic bifunctional protein, producing MKLPGAWKMLPVAACLALLGCLQARELGGHVSVILLGATGDLAKKYLWQALFQLYLDEAGNGHSFGFHGAALTPPQQGQKLMAKALESLSCPQDVAPRLCADLREQFLQLSQYRQLKTSEDYEALSRHIEAHVRQEGLREAGRIFYFSVPPFAYADIARHINSSCRPGPGAWLRVVLEKPFGHDHRSAQQLATELGSFFHEEEMFRVDHYLGKQAVAQILPFRDQNRQALGGLWNRHHVERVEIIMKETVDAEGRTSFYEEYGVIRDTLQNHLTEMLTLVAMELPGNISSSAAVLEHKLQAFRALRGLQRGSAVLGQYQAYRGQVRRELQKPGGFHSLTPTFAGVLVHVDNLRWEGVPFILTSGKALDERVGYVRVVFKNRAYCAQSEGRWAPAQSRCLPRQVVFYIGHGELGHPAILVSRNLFRPALPPQSWEEVEARPGLRLFGRPLSDYHAFRPVRERDAYSILLSHIFHCRKESFVTTENLLASWVFWTPLLDGVARDVPRVYPGGSENGHLLDFEFSGGQLAFTQPPPEQLVPGPGPPPRPSDFQALGAQYRESPLVSAWPEELIARLAGDIEAAALQAVRRAGQFHLALSGGSSPVALFRHLATGHFGFPWAHTHLWLVDERCVPLSDPDSNFQGLQAHLLRHIRVPYYNIHPMPVHLHQRLCAEEDQGAQAYARDIAALVANSSFDLVLLGMGVDGHTASLFPQSPAGLDGEQLVVLTRSPSRPHRRMSLSLPLINRAKRVAVLVMGRTKREIATLVSRVGHQPKKWPISGVLPRAGQLVWYMDYEALLG